The following proteins are co-located in the Massilia litorea genome:
- a CDS encoding type II and III secretion system protein family protein → MRATDKMTGKCTGRRALMALAALACCTGMTATEPAFAATAAKAPTRAPVQTGPARSSGVSTLAPKVTLSEGKSTLMRLPFAATRMSVGDAKVADVILLNPSELYMLGKSVGSTNLILWNKANEATIIDIAVDLDTSGLAARFEQLLAEEKEVKITTAADTLVLSGTVSDVTKVDQMMALANAYVQRGKGGAGEAAGGAASAGGQQPTMKVINMTSVAAPQQVMLEVRVAEISKTLADQLGVSMGASRTNGSWTYSFLSNLLTSNPSLLDAFNGKNGNFLTIDAQKRDGLVKVLAEPTVMAISGQEASFLAGGKIFIPVSQANNNGVPTITLEEKEFGVAVKFTPTVLAGGRINLKVAPEVSDLNKEGIGITATGINGTAILPSFTTRRATTTVQLFDGQSFAIGGLIKNNVTTNVKAFPVLGEIPVLGALFRSTDFQTDRSELVFIITPHLVKPLPADYKLPTDGYIEPSRSQLFLGGQLQGQRRAEPAQAAAAPGPTGFDLK, encoded by the coding sequence ATGCGAGCTACTGACAAGATGACGGGAAAATGCACCGGGCGCAGGGCACTGATGGCGCTGGCAGCGCTGGCCTGCTGCACGGGCATGACGGCGACGGAACCGGCCTTCGCCGCCACCGCGGCCAAGGCGCCTACCCGCGCACCGGTCCAGACGGGGCCGGCGCGCAGCAGCGGCGTGTCGACGCTGGCGCCCAAGGTGACCCTGTCCGAGGGCAAGTCGACCCTGATGCGCCTGCCCTTCGCGGCCACGCGCATGTCGGTCGGCGACGCCAAGGTGGCGGACGTTATTTTGCTCAACCCAAGCGAGCTCTACATGCTCGGCAAGTCGGTCGGCAGCACCAACCTGATCCTCTGGAACAAGGCCAACGAGGCCACGATCATCGACATCGCCGTCGACCTCGACACCAGCGGCCTGGCGGCCCGTTTCGAGCAGCTGCTGGCCGAGGAAAAGGAAGTCAAGATTACGACCGCGGCAGATACGCTGGTGCTCTCGGGGACCGTGTCGGACGTGACGAAGGTCGACCAGATGATGGCGCTGGCGAACGCCTATGTGCAGCGCGGAAAGGGCGGCGCAGGCGAGGCGGCCGGCGGCGCCGCCAGTGCCGGCGGTCAGCAGCCAACGATGAAAGTCATCAACATGACCTCAGTCGCCGCGCCCCAGCAGGTGATGCTCGAAGTAAGGGTCGCCGAAATCTCCAAGACCCTGGCCGACCAGCTCGGCGTCAGCATGGGTGCCAGCCGCACCAACGGCAGCTGGACCTACAGTTTTCTCTCCAACCTGCTGACCAGCAATCCAAGCCTGCTGGATGCTTTTAACGGCAAGAACGGCAACTTCCTTACCATCGACGCACAAAAGCGCGACGGCCTGGTCAAGGTGCTGGCCGAACCGACTGTGATGGCCATCAGCGGGCAGGAAGCGAGCTTCCTGGCCGGCGGCAAGATCTTCATCCCTGTGAGCCAGGCGAATAACAATGGCGTCCCCACCATTACCCTCGAGGAAAAGGAATTCGGGGTCGCCGTCAAGTTTACGCCGACGGTGCTGGCGGGCGGCCGCATCAACCTGAAGGTGGCGCCGGAAGTGTCGGACCTGAACAAGGAAGGCATCGGGATTACCGCGACCGGGATTAACGGCACGGCGATCCTGCCCTCGTTCACTACGCGCCGCGCCACGACGACCGTGCAGCTGTTCGACGGCCAGAGTTTCGCCATCGGGGGCCTGATCAAGAACAACGTCACCACCAACGTAAAGGCCTTCCCGGTACTGGGCGAAATACCGGTGCTGGGCGCGCTGTTTCGCAGCACCGACTTCCAGACCGACCGCTCGGAACTGGTCTTCATCATCACGCCGCACCTGGTCAAGCCGCTGCCGGCAGATTACAAGTTGCCGACCGACGGCTACATCGAGCCGAGCCGCAGCCAGCTGTTCCTGGGCGGCCAACTGCAGGGCCAGCGTCGTGCCGAACCGGCCCAGGCGGCCGCCGCCCCCGGCCCTACCGGCTTCGACCTGAAATAG
- the cpaB gene encoding Flp pilus assembly protein CpaB, producing the protein MKNTRGIVMLGIALLLALAAVFAAVSWINGRATTTSKVAVAMVDISLGARIAPEMIRMVDWPAGALPPGAFSDPKLLGGRVARSTLQRGEPIMEGKLAPPGTQGGLSAVVANGKRAMTVRVNDVVGVAGFALPGNFVDILVNTQGDTAKAGPNGDASISKIVLERILVLAIAQDPNRDDTKPKVVNAVTLELSPEQTEKLDLARSVGTLSLVLRNQIDPDPVGTGGATKNALLGLVRPAVVRAPVVRKAVLAQEPRYKVDVIKGLERSTQQF; encoded by the coding sequence ATGAAAAACACACGTGGCATCGTCATGCTGGGCATCGCCCTCCTCCTCGCGCTGGCGGCAGTGTTCGCCGCCGTCAGCTGGATCAACGGACGCGCAACGACCACATCCAAGGTCGCGGTGGCGATGGTCGACATCAGCCTGGGCGCGCGCATTGCGCCGGAAATGATCAGGATGGTCGACTGGCCGGCCGGCGCGCTGCCGCCCGGCGCCTTTTCCGACCCCAAGCTGCTCGGCGGGCGCGTGGCGCGCTCGACCCTGCAGCGCGGCGAGCCGATCATGGAAGGAAAACTCGCGCCGCCCGGCACCCAGGGCGGCCTGTCAGCCGTGGTCGCCAATGGCAAGCGTGCGATGACGGTGCGCGTGAACGACGTGGTCGGCGTCGCCGGCTTCGCCCTGCCCGGCAACTTCGTCGACATCCTGGTCAACACCCAGGGCGACACGGCCAAGGCCGGCCCCAACGGCGACGCCTCGATTTCGAAGATCGTCCTCGAACGCATCCTGGTGCTGGCGATCGCCCAGGACCCGAACCGCGACGACACCAAGCCGAAAGTCGTGAATGCGGTGACCCTCGAACTGTCGCCCGAGCAGACCGAAAAACTCGACCTAGCGCGCAGCGTCGGCACCCTGTCTCTGGTGCTGCGCAACCAGATCGATCCCGACCCGGTGGGCACCGGCGGCGCCACCAAGAACGCCCTGCTCGGCCTAGTGCGTCCCGCCGTCGTGCGCGCCCCCGTGGTGCGCAAGGCCGTGCTGGCGCAGGAACCGCGCTACAAGGTCGACGTCATCAAGGGCCTCGAGCGCAGCACCCAACAATTCTAA
- a CDS encoding ATP-binding protein — MDTLALDSESRPDINAPCPAPAVLPPAPLTVAQTGLPFLFLAELAVKTLFLGGLLRITELSARMKLGIGVIEPLIVYLRAERLCEISRAGATGTDADVCYKLTDLGRARGAEFLARCGYTGPAPVTLESYGDAVVARSVAAMHIGRAAVQAGFGQVVVPPAILDQLGTAMNSGRAMFIHGPAGSGKTFLAERLAELLTGAIAVPYAIYAGGEVIQMYDPVVHLPAETGPVPGLPFRRAAGDARWVHCRRPAVLTGGELSLDMLDLKFDHATRYYQAPPHLKANNGIFIIDDLGRQRCAPADLLNRWIVPMDRRVDFLSLHTGYKFEVPFDVIVVFSSNLPPAELGDGAFLRRIGYKIHVGPLGEDHYRRIFIEACAGLGIAWDEEAFDWLLKERHAREDRPLLACYPRDLLSQVRDRAAYEGVPPELTPDSLDWAWNNFFTGVQQAPATGTEGE; from the coding sequence ATGGATACCCTGGCCCTCGACTCCGAATCGCGTCCCGATATCAACGCGCCGTGCCCGGCCCCGGCCGTCCTGCCGCCTGCGCCGCTAACGGTGGCGCAGACCGGCCTGCCCTTCCTGTTCCTCGCCGAACTGGCCGTCAAGACCCTGTTCCTCGGCGGCCTGCTGCGCATCACCGAGCTCAGCGCACGCATGAAACTCGGCATCGGCGTGATCGAGCCGCTGATCGTTTACCTACGCGCCGAACGGCTGTGCGAGATCAGCCGCGCCGGCGCCACCGGGACCGACGCCGACGTCTGCTATAAGCTAACCGACCTGGGCCGCGCGCGCGGCGCCGAATTCCTGGCGCGCTGCGGCTACACCGGCCCAGCCCCGGTCACGCTGGAAAGCTACGGCGACGCGGTTGTCGCGCGCAGCGTGGCCGCGATGCACATCGGGCGCGCCGCCGTGCAGGCCGGCTTCGGCCAGGTAGTGGTGCCGCCTGCCATCCTCGACCAGCTCGGTACGGCCATGAACTCGGGCCGCGCGATGTTCATCCACGGTCCCGCCGGGAGCGGCAAGACCTTCCTCGCCGAGCGGCTGGCCGAGCTGCTGACGGGCGCGATCGCGGTGCCCTACGCCATCTACGCCGGCGGCGAAGTGATCCAGATGTACGACCCAGTCGTCCACCTGCCGGCCGAGACCGGTCCTGTGCCCGGCCTGCCCTTCCGCCGTGCCGCCGGCGATGCGCGCTGGGTCCATTGCCGCCGTCCGGCTGTGCTGACCGGCGGCGAGCTCTCGCTCGACATGCTCGACCTGAAGTTCGACCATGCCACCCGCTACTACCAGGCGCCGCCGCACCTGAAGGCCAACAACGGCATATTCATCATCGACGACCTGGGCCGCCAGCGCTGCGCGCCGGCCGACCTGCTCAACCGCTGGATCGTGCCCATGGACCGCAGGGTCGACTTCCTGTCCCTGCACACCGGCTACAAGTTCGAAGTGCCCTTCGACGTGATCGTCGTGTTCTCCTCGAACCTGCCGCCGGCCGAACTCGGCGACGGCGCCTTCCTGCGCCGCATCGGCTACAAGATCCACGTCGGCCCGCTCGGCGAAGACCACTACCGCCGCATCTTCATCGAAGCCTGCGCAGGCCTGGGCATCGCCTGGGACGAGGAGGCCTTCGACTGGCTGCTGAAGGAGCGGCATGCGCGCGAAGACCGTCCGCTGCTGGCCTGCTATCCGCGCGACCTGCTGAGCCAGGTACGCGACCGCGCCGCCTACGAAGGCGTGCCGCCGGAGCTCACGCCGGATTCGCTCGACTGGGCATGGAACAATTTTTTCACCGGCGTCCAGCAAGCGCCGGCAACTGGCACCGAAGGTGAATGA